From the Primulina tabacum isolate GXHZ01 chromosome 15, ASM2559414v2, whole genome shotgun sequence genome, one window contains:
- the LOC142527887 gene encoding berberine bridge enzyme-like 8, giving the protein MKTSIIFSFFVAQLVFCVSLASSNPSQYEDFIQCLENYPKPSSAPISAVLYTPDNSSYSSVLQTYIRNLRFNESNSPKPRLIITALDVSHIQAAIICAKAYNFQMKIRSGGHDYEGVSYVSEHPNFFILDMFNLRAINVSIADESAWVECGATLGEVYYRIAEKSNVHGFPAGVCPTVGVGGHFGGGGYGNMMRKYGLSVDNILDAQIIDVNGQLLDRKSMGEDLFWAITGGGGSSYGVVLSYKINLPRVPPTVTVFRIRRTFDANFTNLIYRYQVVAPNLPDELFVRLTLDVVNSTSGQKTNRATFRALYLGSSQDLVSLIKASFPELGIEQADCIEMSWVESVLFWTDFSTGTPVNALLSRVPQVLNYLKRKSDYVKKPVPKAGLEFIFKKMVELQFPMLTFNPYGGEMGRIPASSKPFPHRAGNLFKLQYATNWNDGGVEVADYYINLTRALHTYMTPFVSMNPREAFLNYRDLDIGTNDNGRDSYREGQVYGFKYFKDNFNRLVRIKTMVDPQNFFRNEQSIPVFPRTK; this is encoded by the coding sequence aTGAAAACTTCAATTATATTTTCTTTCTTCGTAGCCCAGCTTGTATTTTGTGTCTCATTGGCGAGTTCTAATCCATCTCAATATGAGGACTTCATCCAATGCCTTGAAAATTACCCTAAACCCTCTTCCGCTCCAATCTCAGCTGTACTCTACACTCCAGATAATTCATCTTATTCATCTGTTTTGCAAACTTACATTAGAAATTTAAGGTTTAATGAATCCAACAGCCCCAAACCACGTCTCATTATCACAGCATTGGATGTTTCTCACATCCAAGCGGCCATTATTTGCGCTAAAGCATACAATTTCCAGATGAAGATCAGAAGCGGCGGCCACGACTACGAAGGTGTTTCGTACGTGTCCGAGCATCCCAACTTCTTCATTCTTGACATGTTCAATCTACGGGCTATTAACGTCAGCATCGCCGACGAGTCCGCCTGGGTTGAATGTGGCGCCACTCTTGGTGAAGTTTACTACAGGATTGCTGAAAAAAGCAACGTTCATGGCTTCCCCGCCGGAGTTTGCCCCACTGTTGGCGTTGGTGGCCATTTCGGCGGTGGCGGTTATGGTAACATGATGCGAAAATACGGCCTTTCGGTTGACAATATACTTGATGCTCAGATTATCGACGTCAACGGGCAGCTTCTCGACAGAAAATCAATGGGAGAAGATCTTTTCTGGGCCATCACCGGCGGAGGAGGATCAAGCTATGGAGTCGTGCTGTCGTACAAAATCAATCTCCCCCGAGTCCCACCGACGGTAACCGTTTTCCGGATTCGTAGAACTTTCGATGCGAACTTCACAAATCTAATCTATCGTTACCAAGTAGTTGCACCCAATTTGCCGGATGAATTATTCGTGAGACTCACGCTAGACGTGGTAAACAGCACCTCCGGACAAAAAACAAATAGGGCCACATTTCGCGCTTTGTATCTGGGAAGTTCGCAAGACCTTGTTTCTCTGATAAAAGCAAGTTTTCCGGAATTAGGAATAGAGCAGGCAGACTGCATTGAAATGAGCTGGGTTGAATCAGTTCTTTTCTGGACTGATTTCTCGACAGGGACCCCGGTAAACGCCCTTCTCAGTAGGGTTCCTCAAGTTCTGAATTACCTGAAAAGAAAATCCGACTACGTGAAGAAACCGGTGCCAAAGGCAGGGCTTGAATTCATATTCAAAAAAATGGTGGAACTGCAATTCCCAATGCTGACATTCAACCCTTACGGAGGTGAAATGGGTAGGATCCCAGCTTCTTCAAAACCCTTCCCGCATAGAGCAGGAAACCTCTTCAAACTGCAGTACGCAACAAACTGGAACGACGGCGGAGTCGAGGTTGCAGACTACTACATAAATCTGACGAGAGCGCTGCATACTTACATGACCCCTTTCGTGTCAATGAACCCAAGGGAAGCCTTCTTGAATTACAGGGATCTCGATATCGGAACGAACGATAACGGAAGGGACAGTTACAGGGAGGGACAGGTTTATGGCTTCAAGTACTTCAAGGATAATTTCAACAGGCTGGTCAGAATTAAGACCATGGTTGATCCACAAAACTTCTTCAGAAACGAGCAAAGCATTCCAGTCTTCCCCCGGACCAAATAG